AAATCGTCCGCTGCCCGATTGGTCATGTTCGTTAAGCGGACGTTTCGTCGATCATCACCGCGACGCCGTCGAACGTTCGCGCAGGCCGGACTCAGCGAGTGTTTCGAGGTTCATCCCCAACTCGTGCTGTGTGAACGGGGTGTTGAGTGCGGGCTGGTTCCCGGTCGTGGCGATCACCTCGAACTGTGGCTCGTTCCGGGCGCCCGTGCGGCAGCGGAAGCGAGGGGCCCTGCGGCGGCAGTGAAGGTGAACTCCAAGTGAACAGATGGACCGGGAAGTGATCGGCCCGCTTTCCGGGGGAGGGCGCTTCGTATGCTGCATAGATGAGTGTCTTTATACCGGGCCCGCAATCGGGCGAGGGGGTCACCGGGCCGTGCGCACCCTCGCTGACCGCACCCCTCGCGGACCGTGAGCAGGTCCAGCGCACCGCCCGCGTGCTGAAGGCGATCGCCGACCCCACCCGGCTGCAGCTGCTGCACCTGATACAGACCGCGCCCGGCGGTGAGGCCTGCGTCGGCAACCTCACCGAGAAGCTCGGGCTGCGGCAGCCGACCATAAGCCACCATCTGAAGACCATGGCCACGGCCGGCCTGCTGTCGCGCGAGAAGCGCGGCACCTGGGTCTGGTACTCGGTCGACCGGGTGGGCATGGAAGCCGTACGGCGGATCCTGAGCTCACCCGTCGCTTCCCTCTGAAGACGGCCTGGGCGGAGACTCAAGCGCTTTCCGAAACGCACGCCTGAGGGTGGAGGGAAATAGCTTCCGCCCTCTTTTCTATGCGCCCGACATGCACATAGAGGCGATTGCCTATATAGATGCACAGCTATAGTTCCCGACTGGGTCACCGTTTGTACACCGTGGATTCATATAGTCAAAGTTCGATCCAAGGTGTGAGGGGGTCTCCCGTACCGGCCCCTCGGATGCCGGCTTCGACACCGGCCCGACCTCAAGGATCGAGAAAAGTGAACGCAGCCAGTGGTTCCAGAAGGTTTGCCGGGCCCGCCGCGCTGGCCTTCGCCGCAGCACTGACGCTGAGCGCCTGCGGGGGCGGGGATTCGGGCAGCACCTCGGGCTCCGCTGTGAGCGAAGAACTGTCGGGCAAGGTCACGGTGGACGGCTCCAGCACGGTCGCACCACTGAGTACGGCCGCCGCCGAACTCTTCGCCGAGGAGCAGCCCAAGGTCCAGGTCACCGTGGGCACCTCCGGCACCGGCGGCGGCTTCGAGAAGTTCTGCAACGGCGAGACCGACATCTCCGACGCCTCCCGCCCCATCGAGCCCGACGAGAAGGCCGCCTGCGACAAGAAGGGCATCACGTACGACGAACTCACCGTCGCCAATGACGCGCTGACCGTCGTGGTGAACAAGGACGCCGACTGGGTCGACTGCCTGACCGTCGCCCAGCTGAAGAAGATCTGGGAACCCAAGTCCACGGTCAACAACTGGAACCAGGTCGACCCCACGTTCCCGAGCGTGCCGCTGAAGCTCTTCGGCGCGGGCACCGACTCGGGCACCTTCGACTACTTCACCGAGGTGATCAACGGCGAGGAAGGCGCGTCCCGCACCGACTACAGCCCGACCGAGGACGACAACGTCACGGTGCAGGGCGTCGCCGGATCCGACGGCGGCATGGGCTACTTCGGCTTCTCCTACTTCGAGGAGAACCAGGACAAGCTCAAGGCCCTGAAGATCAACGCCGGTGACGGCTGCGTGGCGCCCGGTGTGGAGACCGCGCAGAACGGCACGTACAAGCCGCTGTCCCGTCCACTGTTCATCTACCCGAGCGCCAAGGCTCTGGAGCGCCCGGAGGCCGAGGGGTACGTCGAGTACTACGTCGAGAACAACCAGGACATCGCCAAGGACGCCAAGTTCATCCCGCTCAACGCCACGCAGGAGAAGGAGCTCCAGGCCGACCTCGAGAAGCTGAAGTCGAGCCAGTGACTGCGCCCGTCCCACCGTCCCCCGCAGGGACTCGCTCCCTGCGGCGGGCCCGGCCACACTACGGCGAGGCGGTCATCAAGGCGCTGCTGTTCCTGGCAGCCCTGGTCTCGGTCGGCACCACGGTCGGGATCGTGGTGGCGCTCATCCCGCCGACCGCCGACTTCTTCCAGAGGGTCGGTGTGTGGGAGTTCCTCTCCGGCACCGAGTGGACCGCCCTGTTCTCCGACCCCAAGTACGGCGTCCTGCCCCTGCTGACGGCCACAGTGCTGATCACCGTCATCGCGCTGATCGTGGCGATCCCCATCGGCCTGGGGGCCGCCGTCTATCTCAGCGAGTACGCGAGCCGGCGCACGCGCGGCATCTTCAAGCCGATTCTGGAGATCCTGGCCGGTATCCCCACCGTGGTCTACGGCTTCTTCGCGTTCGCCTTCATCACCCCACTGCTCCAGGACCACTGGCCCTTCGGCGACCCGCCCGAGGTCAAGAACGCCCTGTCCGCCGGGCTCGTGATGGGTGTCATGATCGTGCCGACCATCGCCTCCCTCTCTGAGGACGCGATGTCGGCCGTCCCGTACTCGCTGCGCGACGGCGCCTATGCGCTGGGCTCCGGCAAGCGCACTGTCTCGGTACGGGTCGTCATGCCGGCCGCGCTGTCCGGCATCGTTGCCGCCTTCGTCCTCGGTGTCTCCCGCGCGCTCGGCGAGACCATGATCGTGCTGATCGCGGCGGGCGCGAAGCCCGATCTGACCCTCAATCCGCTGCATGAGATGCAGACGATGACCGCCTTCATCGCGGGCGCGGCGTCCGGTGACGTCTCGACGGCGTCCTTCGAGTACAAGACCATCTTTGCCGTCGGCGCACTGCTGTTCCTGCTGACCTTCGTGATGAACGTGATCAGCATCCGTCTGGTGCGCAAGTACCGCGAGGTGTACGAATGAGCGTCGTGGGCGACCCGATCGCACCACCGGCCCCCGTGCCGGGCCGCAAGCTGGCGGGCCCGCGCTTCCGCCCGGGCGAAGCCGCCTTCCGCTGGCTTCTGTTCTCCTGCCTGGCCATCAGCATTGCGTTCCTCGGTGTGCTGTTGATCTACGTCCTGGTCGCCGCGTGGCCGCGGCTGGACTCCCGGCTGTGGACCAACTTCCCCTCGATCCGCCGCCCCGAGAGAGCGGGTGCCCAGTCGGCGATCTTCGGCACGATCTGGGTGATCTCCTTCACCGCGCTGTTCTGCCTGCCGACCGGAATCATGGCGGCGATCTATCTGGAGGAGTACGCCAATCCCGACCGCTGGTACAACCGGCTGATCGAGCTGAACATCCAGAACCTCGCCGCGGTCCCCTCGATCATCTACGGCATCCTGGGACTCGGCCTGCTCGCCCGCCAACTCGGCCTCGGCACAACGGTGTTGACGGCATCGCTCACTCTGTCACTGCTGGTGCTGCCCATCGTGATCATCTCGGCGCGGGAAGCCATCAGAGCCGTACCGCAGTCAATCCGGCAGGCTTCGCTGGCTCTGGGGGCGACGCGGTGGCAGACCGTACGGCGCCAGGTCCTGCCCGCCGCTGTCCCAGGCATCGCGACCGGATCGATCCTCGCCCTGTCCCGGGCGATCGGCGAGGCCGCACCCGTGATCATGCTCGGCGCGGTCACCTATGTTGCGTTCAACCCCGAGGGGCTGGGGAGCGCGTACACCGTGCTGCCCGTGCAGATCTACGGCTGGATCAGCCAGTCCCGTGAGGAGTTCCACCACCTGGCAGCCGCGGCTATCGTGATCCTGCTGGGCCTGCTGCTCGCGATGAACGCCACCGCCATCTGGCTCCGCAACCACTACAGCAAGCGCTGGTGACCGCCATGACAAAGGACGACACCCCCGAGAGCCACGGTTTCTCGATCGCGCTCGGTGGCCGGCGGCACGGCAGGCCGTCGCCCTCGCTGGACAACCCGGTCTTCCAGATCGCCGATCTGGATGTCTGGTACGGCGACCACCAGGCCGTACGCGATGTCACGCTGACCGTCGGCAGCCGTCAGATCACCTCGATGATCGGCCCCTCCGGCTGTGGCAAGTCCACGGTGATCCGCTGTCTGAACCGGATGAACGACCTGATCCCCGGCGCCCGTGTCACCGGGAAGGTCGCGTACTACGGGGAGAGTCTGTACGACGCCGAGGTCGACCCGATCGAGGTCCGGCGGCGGATCGGCATGGTCTTCCAGAAGCCGAACCCCTTCCCGAAGTCGGTCTACGACAACGTTGCGTACGGGCCGCGGGTGAACGGTGTGAAGGGCAATCTCGACGATCTCGTCGAAGAAGCCCTGACCGGAGCGGCGCTGTGGGACGAGGTCAAGGACAAGCTGAAGGCGAGTGCGCTTGCGCTGTCCGGCGGCCAGCAGCAGCGGCTCTGCATCGCCCGCGCCATCGCGGTGAAGCCCGAGGTGATCCTGATGGACGAGCCGTGTTCCGCGCTGGACCCGATCGCCACCGCCAAGATCGAGGACCTGATGGCGGAACTGGCCTCGCAGTTCACGATCGTCATCGTCACCCACAACATGCAGCAGGCCGCCCGTATCTCCGACTACACCGCTTTCTTCACCGCGGACGTCGACGAGGAGGGGGTGCGCCACGGCCGTCTCGCCGAGTACGACACCACGGTGACGATCTTTGAGAACCCGGCCGACCAGCGCACCGAGGACTACATCACCGGTCGTTTCGGCTAGGCCGTGTCTGACACATAGCGCCAGACGGGATTTGTCAGACACGGCCTAGGAGGTCCGGGTGCCACCAGCGCGGCGCTTCGCGGCCTCGGCGTCGATCTCGGCGATCAGGCCCTCGACGAGCCTCTTGATCTCGTCGCGGATGGGGCGTACGGCCTCGACGCCCTGCCCGGCCGGGTCCTCCAGCTGCCAGTCCAGGTAGCGCTTGCCGGGGAAGACCGGGCAGGTGTCGCCGCAGCCCATGGTGATGCAGACGTCGGACTCGCGGACGGCGTCGATCGTGAGGATCTTCGGGGTTTCGGCGGAGATGTCGATGCCGGCCTCCTTCATCGCCTCGACCGCGGCCGGGTTCACGGCGTCGCCGGGGTTGGATCCCGCGGAGCGGACCTCTATCCGGTCCCCGGCCAGGTGGGTCAGCCAGGCGGCCGCCATCTGGGAGCGTCCGGCGTTGTGGACACAGACGAACAGCACGGAGGCGGCAGGGGTGGAGGACATCGGTTCTTCTTCCGGATCAGGAAGGGCGGGGAGCGGTGGGGTGGACATGGGACCCCCTCCGAACGGGCGCTACGGCTCAGTCCAGACTGGTATCAGCTCTGGATGATGTGACAGTATCAGCCCATGATGACGTCAGTCGACACTGAACTGATCCGGGTGCTGGCCGACCCGCTCAGGCTCAAGATCGTGACCCTGCTCGCCCGCGAGACGCTCTGTACGACGCACCTGGTCGAGGAGACCGGTGCACGGCAGACCAATCTCTCCAACCACCTGAAGGTGCTGCGCGAGGCCGGGGTCGTGGAGACCGAGCCCTGCGGACGGTTCACGTACTACCGGCTGAGGCCCGACGTCATCGAGGCGCTCGCCGGTCAGTTCGCCGACCTGGCCGTGACCGCGCGTGCCACGGCCGATGCGAACCTCAAGCGCTCCTGCCCCTGATCACGTTGTCCCGTCGCATCCGCACGGAGGAGTCCTGTTGAGCACCACCCGGGCCGCCCGCCCCGAGACCGCCGCGGAGTCAGTCATGGCCGCCGCAGAGCCCCGGCCCGCGCCGGGCGCCGCACCGCCCCGCACGCCGCTGGTCGCCCGGGCCGCCGCCGAACTGGTCGGCACCGCCGCTCTGGTCGCGGTGGTGGTCGGCTCCGGCATCCAGGCCACCGAACTGACCCAGGACGTCGGCCTCCAGCTGCTCGCCAATTCCCTGGCCACGGTCTTCGGACTGGGTGTCCTCATCGCTCTGCTCGGCCCGGTCTCCGGTGCGCACTTCAACCCGGCCGTGACCCTGGCCGAGTGGTGGACCGCCCGCCGCGGGGGCGCCGGCGTCACCGCCCGCGAGGTGGCCGTGTACGTCCCCGCCCAGGTCGCGGGGGCGATTGCCGGTGCCGTGCTGGCCGACGCGATGTTCGGCGAGCCGCTGGTCAAGTGGTCCACGCACGACCGCTCCGCCGGCCATCTGCTGCTGGGCGAGGTCGTGGCAACGGCCGGGCTGATCCTGCTGATCTTCGGACTGGCGCGCACCGACCGCCTGCGTTTCGCACCGGTCGCCATCGCCTCGTACATCGGCGCCGCCTACTGGTTCACCTCGTCCACCTCGTTCGCCAACCCGGCTGTGACGATCGGCCGCGCGTTCTCCGACACATTCGCCGGCATCGCACCCGGCTCGGTCCCGGGCTTCATCGGCGCCCAACTGGCCGGTGCCGTGGTCGGGCTGGCCCTGGTGGCGCTCATCTTCATGCAGGGGCGGGCCGATTCGCGGCCGTGAGGGTGACGCCGAAGGGTGACGCCGAAGCGTGACGCCGACGCGTCAGGACAGGGTGCGGATGACCGTGCGGACCTGGTCGGCCACCGCCTCCGGCAGGGGGGCGTAGTGAATCCGCGGGAGGTCCTTCTGGCCCTCCGGACCCGCGGTGTAGGTCAGGAAGGACTTCAGGGCGGGCAGTACATCGGCCGGCGTGCCCTTGTCGCAGACGATCTCGTACGTGACCTGGACGATGGGGTAGGCCCCGGCGGCCTTGGTGCTGTAGTCGAACTTCAGCGTGATGTCCTTGCCGGTGCCTGCCACTTGGCCTGCGGCGATACCGGCTGAGGCGGTCTCGGCGGAGACGGCGACGGGCTCGGGGGCACCCGTGTCGAGTCTGACCGTGGGGATCTTGCCCGCCTTGGCGAACGAGAGCTCGAAGTAACCGATCGCGCCGTCAGTGGCGCCTACCTGAGTTGCCACTCCGTCCGAACCGGGCGCGGAGTTGCCGCCCTTGGCCTGCCAGGCTTTCGTTTTCGGGTAGGGCCACTCGTCCGGCGCGGCCCCGGCGAGGTAGGCGTTGAGGTTCTGGGTCGTGCCCGAATCGTCGGAGCGGTGCAGTGCGCTGATGGGGATTGCGGGCAGCCGAAGCCCGGGGTTCAGGCGCTGGATGGCCGGAGCGTCCCACGTCGTGATCTCCGAATTGAAGATCTTCGCGAGGGTGGGGGCGTCCAGTACGAGGTTCTCCACGCCCGAGACGTTGTAGCCGATGGCGATGGGGCCGCCGACCATCGGCAGATCGATGGCTCTGCCCCCCGGACACACCTCGCGGGAATCCTCGACCTCGTTGGGCTTCAGTGCGCTGTCGGTCCCGCCGAGCACGGTCGCCCCGCGCAGGAACTGGGCGACACCGGCCCCGGAGCCGACGGGCACGTAGCGGATCTCCACCCCGGGGCACGCCCGCTGGTACTCCCGCATCCAGTGCGCCATCGCGTTCTGCTGGGCGCTGGAACCGGAGGCGGGCAGCTGCCCCTTCTGCGCGCACGCGATGCGGCTTGTCGTCGCCTTCGTGGGCGGTGGGTCCTCGTCCGCGGCGTCGCCGAGCCCGCAGGCGGTCAGGAGCACGGCGCCCGCCACTGCTGTCACACCCGCGCCGAGCAGGTACCTGCGGCTCGTCAGTCGATGCTGCATCCGTGTTCCCTTCCAGAAGCCGGGAAAATAGATGTTCGCCCTATGCACGAGCGCCTGGGGTGACGCGTCGATGAACACCAGCTGTCGCTCTGCCACTCTTTGGAAGGCGCGAGCGTTCACCCGGCGGAGGCGGGCGCCGGCAGAGCTGCCGCGGCGCCGTCCAGGCGCGGCGCGCTCATTGGCGGCAGACTGCTGCCATGGCTGCGAGTGAGTCACTTGATGTCCTGGTGGTGGGCGGGGGGCCGACGGGGCTGGCTCTCGCGGCTCAGTTGCACGCGTACGGCGCGCGGTTCCGGATCGTCGACCGGAACCTGGACCGGGCCAGGGAGTCACGTGCCCTGGCCATCCAGCCCCGGACCCTGGAAGCCCTGGCCCCGTTCGGCGTGACGGACACATTGGTCGCGCGCGGGAATCCGGCCGTGCAGCTGCGGATGCACCTTCCGGGTCGTCGTACGGTCCGGCTGCCGCTGTTCGACATCGGCGTCGCCGACACCCCGTACCCCTTCCTGCTGTTCCTGTCCCAGGCCGAGACGGAGAGCGTGGTCGGCAGCCGTCTCGCCGAGGACGGTACGGCGGTCGAACGGGGAACCGAGCTGGTGGAGCTGACTGCCGAAGGGGGTCACGTCGCCTGCCGGTTGAGGCAGCGCGACGGCACCGAGGAGAGCGTGCGTGCCCGCTATGTCGTCGGCTGCGACGGGGCGCGCAGCACGGTACGCGATCAGGCCGGGATCGGCTTCGACGGCTACTCCTACCCGCAGACGTTCCTCCTCGCTGACCTGGAGGTCGACGGTCTGGAACGCGGCGCCGCGCACGCGTACATGACCGAGACCGGGATGCTGTTCTTCTTCCCGCTGGGCTCGCCCGCGAGCTGGCGGATGCTCGCGATGCGACCGTCCGGAACCCCCGATGCCGGAACCCCGGGTGCCAAGGGCCCGGATGCCAGCAGCCCGGGTGCCGAAAACCCGGTGGACATCGGCCAGTTGCAGTCGATTGCCGACCGTTACGTCAGCGACCGGCTGCTCCTGCGCGACCCGGTGTGGATGACCGACTTCCGGATCCACAACCGCGGCGCCAAGAACTACCGCTCCGACCGCGTCTTCCTGGCCGGTGACGCCGCCCACATCCACAGTCCCGCCGGGGCCCAGGGCATGAACACCGGCATCCAGGACGCCCTCAATCTCGGCTGGAAACTCGCCCTCGTCTGCCGCGACGCCGCACCGGCCGCCCTGTTGGACACGTACGAGAGTGAACGCGCCCCGGTCGGCCGGAACGTCCTGCGCTTCACCGACCGCGCCTTCATCATCGCCACCAGCCGCAGTCCACTGCTGCGGCTGGCCCGCACCCACCTCGCACCCCGCCTCGCCCCGCTGGTCCTTCGCCTTCCCGCCCTGCGCGCCGCGGCCTTCCGTAGGCTCTCCCAGCTGGCCATCAACTACCGGCGCAGCCCCGCCACGGCCGAGGGCCCGCATCCACCCAGGCGCGGCCCGCGGGCAGGTGACCGGCTCCCCGACACTCCCGGCGGCCTGCATGCGACGACTGCCGCGCCCGGGTACCACCTGCTCCT
The Streptomyces lunaelactis genome window above contains:
- a CDS encoding ArsR/SmtB family transcription factor, with the protein product MSVFIPGPQSGEGVTGPCAPSLTAPLADREQVQRTARVLKAIADPTRLQLLHLIQTAPGGEACVGNLTEKLGLRQPTISHHLKTMATAGLLSREKRGTWVWYSVDRVGMEAVRRILSSPVASL
- a CDS encoding PstS family phosphate ABC transporter substrate-binding protein, yielding MNAASGSRRFAGPAALAFAAALTLSACGGGDSGSTSGSAVSEELSGKVTVDGSSTVAPLSTAAAELFAEEQPKVQVTVGTSGTGGGFEKFCNGETDISDASRPIEPDEKAACDKKGITYDELTVANDALTVVVNKDADWVDCLTVAQLKKIWEPKSTVNNWNQVDPTFPSVPLKLFGAGTDSGTFDYFTEVINGEEGASRTDYSPTEDDNVTVQGVAGSDGGMGYFGFSYFEENQDKLKALKINAGDGCVAPGVETAQNGTYKPLSRPLFIYPSAKALERPEAEGYVEYYVENNQDIAKDAKFIPLNATQEKELQADLEKLKSSQ
- the pstC gene encoding phosphate ABC transporter permease subunit PstC — translated: MTAPVPPSPAGTRSLRRARPHYGEAVIKALLFLAALVSVGTTVGIVVALIPPTADFFQRVGVWEFLSGTEWTALFSDPKYGVLPLLTATVLITVIALIVAIPIGLGAAVYLSEYASRRTRGIFKPILEILAGIPTVVYGFFAFAFITPLLQDHWPFGDPPEVKNALSAGLVMGVMIVPTIASLSEDAMSAVPYSLRDGAYALGSGKRTVSVRVVMPAALSGIVAAFVLGVSRALGETMIVLIAAGAKPDLTLNPLHEMQTMTAFIAGAASGDVSTASFEYKTIFAVGALLFLLTFVMNVISIRLVRKYREVYE
- the pstA gene encoding phosphate ABC transporter permease PstA translates to MSVVGDPIAPPAPVPGRKLAGPRFRPGEAAFRWLLFSCLAISIAFLGVLLIYVLVAAWPRLDSRLWTNFPSIRRPERAGAQSAIFGTIWVISFTALFCLPTGIMAAIYLEEYANPDRWYNRLIELNIQNLAAVPSIIYGILGLGLLARQLGLGTTVLTASLTLSLLVLPIVIISAREAIRAVPQSIRQASLALGATRWQTVRRQVLPAAVPGIATGSILALSRAIGEAAPVIMLGAVTYVAFNPEGLGSAYTVLPVQIYGWISQSREEFHHLAAAAIVILLGLLLAMNATAIWLRNHYSKRW
- the pstB gene encoding phosphate ABC transporter ATP-binding protein PstB, encoding MTKDDTPESHGFSIALGGRRHGRPSPSLDNPVFQIADLDVWYGDHQAVRDVTLTVGSRQITSMIGPSGCGKSTVIRCLNRMNDLIPGARVTGKVAYYGESLYDAEVDPIEVRRRIGMVFQKPNPFPKSVYDNVAYGPRVNGVKGNLDDLVEEALTGAALWDEVKDKLKASALALSGGQQQRLCIARAIAVKPEVILMDEPCSALDPIATAKIEDLMAELASQFTIVIVTHNMQQAARISDYTAFFTADVDEEGVRHGRLAEYDTTVTIFENPADQRTEDYITGRFG
- a CDS encoding arsenate reductase ArsC; translation: MSSTPAASVLFVCVHNAGRSQMAAAWLTHLAGDRIEVRSAGSNPGDAVNPAAVEAMKEAGIDISAETPKILTIDAVRESDVCITMGCGDTCPVFPGKRYLDWQLEDPAGQGVEAVRPIRDEIKRLVEGLIAEIDAEAAKRRAGGTRTS
- a CDS encoding ArsR/SmtB family transcription factor, with translation MMTSVDTELIRVLADPLRLKIVTLLARETLCTTHLVEETGARQTNLSNHLKVLREAGVVETEPCGRFTYYRLRPDVIEALAGQFADLAVTARATADANLKRSCP
- a CDS encoding aquaporin gives rise to the protein MAAAEPRPAPGAAPPRTPLVARAAAELVGTAALVAVVVGSGIQATELTQDVGLQLLANSLATVFGLGVLIALLGPVSGAHFNPAVTLAEWWTARRGGAGVTAREVAVYVPAQVAGAIAGAVLADAMFGEPLVKWSTHDRSAGHLLLGEVVATAGLILLIFGLARTDRLRFAPVAIASYIGAAYWFTSSTSFANPAVTIGRAFSDTFAGIAPGSVPGFIGAQLAGAVVGLALVALIFMQGRADSRP
- the pstS gene encoding phosphate ABC transporter substrate-binding protein PstS gives rise to the protein MQHRLTSRRYLLGAGVTAVAGAVLLTACGLGDAADEDPPPTKATTSRIACAQKGQLPASGSSAQQNAMAHWMREYQRACPGVEIRYVPVGSGAGVAQFLRGATVLGGTDSALKPNEVEDSREVCPGGRAIDLPMVGGPIAIGYNVSGVENLVLDAPTLAKIFNSEITTWDAPAIQRLNPGLRLPAIPISALHRSDDSGTTQNLNAYLAGAAPDEWPYPKTKAWQAKGGNSAPGSDGVATQVGATDGAIGYFELSFAKAGKIPTVRLDTGAPEPVAVSAETASAGIAAGQVAGTGKDITLKFDYSTKAAGAYPIVQVTYEIVCDKGTPADVLPALKSFLTYTAGPEGQKDLPRIHYAPLPEAVADQVRTVIRTLS
- a CDS encoding FAD-dependent monooxygenase, coding for MAASESLDVLVVGGGPTGLALAAQLHAYGARFRIVDRNLDRARESRALAIQPRTLEALAPFGVTDTLVARGNPAVQLRMHLPGRRTVRLPLFDIGVADTPYPFLLFLSQAETESVVGSRLAEDGTAVERGTELVELTAEGGHVACRLRQRDGTEESVRARYVVGCDGARSTVRDQAGIGFDGYSYPQTFLLADLEVDGLERGAAHAYMTETGMLFFFPLGSPASWRMLAMRPSGTPDAGTPGAKGPDASSPGAENPVDIGQLQSIADRYVSDRLLLRDPVWMTDFRIHNRGAKNYRSDRVFLAGDAAHIHSPAGAQGMNTGIQDALNLGWKLALVCRDAAPAALLDTYESERAPVGRNVLRFTDRAFIIATSRSPLLRLARTHLAPRLAPLVLRLPALRAAAFRRLSQLAINYRRSPATAEGPHPPRRGPRAGDRLPDTPGGLHATTAAPGYHLLLCGPHDVWDTGRIEAATRGRDHLIHVHTLGTKVPWRGITHCLVRPDGYIAYRAGGTDLTGLVGYLERWLPLSAAAARTTRA